GTGGCGCTGATCGGTTGCGCCGCCCTGGCGTGGTATCTCACGGTCTCGGGTTTGGCGGACATGTCCGCGGGCCCGGGGACCATGGGGCTGGAGCTTTGGGGATTCCTCGGGGTTTGGACACTGATGATGGCAGCCATGATGTTGCCATCGCTGGCGCCTCTCACATCCACCTACCTGAGGACCATCCGTGCCGTCCGCAGCCCTCGGACCCGGGGCATCCGGACCACGGGCCTGGTCCTTGGTTACCTTCTGACGTGGATCGGATTCGGCGTGATCGCCTACGCGGCCGCAGCGCTGGCTGCCCTGTTGGCTCAGGATGCGCCGGACGCCGCCCCGTGGGTGGGGGCCGGGGTCCTCGCGGTGGCCGGCGCCTACCAGTTGACCCCGCTGAAGGATTTCTGTCTGAGGCACTGCCGGTCGCCCGTTGCATTCCTGTTGCACGCGTCAGGGTACAAGGGCCGCCTGCGGGATGTCCGCGTTGGTCTTTACCACGGCGTGTATTGCGTGGGCTGCTGTTGGGGCCTCATGGTGGTGCTGGTTGCGGTCGGCGTGATGAACCTGGCATGGATGGCGGTGCTCACGGGAGTGATTTTCCTGGAGAAGACATGGAAATATGGTCCTTTCCTCAGCCGCGTCACTGGCGTTGCACTGATCGTTTTCGCGCTCTTCGTTCCGGCGCACCCGGAGCTCCTCCCCGGGCTCGTCATGTCCGCGCCCATGTGAACGAGGCACTATGAGGTAGGCGCACAGCGCTTTGTGACGACGACGGGATGAGAATACGTGACGACAATGCCTGCAGAGGGGGTCGGCTTCCGCTCGAAGCGCGGTCCCGTACTGATTTCCCTGATGCTCTCTACGGGCCTGGTGGCGATAGATGCGACGATCGTCGCGACGGCGGTGCCGTCGATCGTGCACGACGTTGGCGGGTTCACGTCTTTTCCGTGGCTCTTTTCTGCTTATCTCCTGGCCCAGGCGGTGTCGGTGCCCGTCTACGCCAAGCTCTCCGACGTCGTCGGCCGTAAACCCATCATCCTGATCGGGATCGGGCTCTTCCTGCTCGGTTCGGTCCTCTGCGGCTTGGCGTGGAGCATGCCGGCCCTGATCGCATTCCGGGTCCTGCAGGGCCTGGGGGCGGGAGCAGTCCAGCCGATGGCGATCACCATCGCCGGCGACATCTACACGTTGACCGAGCGGGCGAAGGTGCAAGGCTACCTTGCGAGCGTCTGGGCGGTGTCCTCCGTGGTGGGCCCGACGCTCGGCGGCGTGTTTTCCGCGCTGGGCATGTGGCGCGGGATCTTCCTCGTGAACATCCCGCTGTGCCTCCTGGCGGGGTGGATGCTGATCCGAACCTTCCACGAGAACGTTCAGCGCACCAGTCACCGGATTGACTATCCGGGAGCAGGCCTGCTCACCGCCTCCCTGACACTGATCATTCTTGGGGCGCTCGAAGGCGGACAGGCGTGGGGCTGGACCTCCGCCATCAGCGTTGCGGTGTTCACCGGCGGCGCACTCCTTTTCGCCGTCTTCATCCTCGTCGAACGGAAGGCCGCGGAACCGGTCCTCCCCGCGTGGGTCATCTCCCGGCGACTGCTGGCGACGACGGCATTGATCTCTTTCGGCGTTGGAGCGGTCATGCTTGGCCTCACCTCGTACGTTCCCACGTTCCTCGAAGGTGCCCTCTCCACCTCCCCGGTCCTCGCCGGGCTCGCGCTGGCAGCCTTGACGATCGGCTGGCCAATCAGCGCGTCCCAATCGGGCCGGTTTTACCTTCGGCTGGGGTTCCGCAAGACCGCGATGATCGGCATTGCCATCACGGTCATCGGTACGGCGGTCCTTGCCCTCACCGCCTCCGCACCCAGTGTTCTCCTGGTGGCTGCGAGTTGCTTCATCGTCGGGCTGGGACTGGGGCTCGTTGCCACCCCAAGCCTCATCGCCGCCCAGTCCAGCGTCGACTGGAATGAGCGTGGAGTCGTAACCGGGACGAATCTCTTCGCCAGGTCGATCGGCAGTTCCATCGGCGTCGCAGTTTTCGGGGCGGTCGCCAATGCGATCTTCGCGGGCACTCCCGGCGGCCACACGGACCCGCACACGGTCGTCGCTGCCTCCGGGGCTGTCTTCCTGGCCGTCCTCGCGGCCGCCGTTCTGACGGTGGTGGCCGTTATCGCGATGCCCGGCTCGGGCAAAAACCGCTCCAGCACCGACGCTCCGAGGGCCTCCGAGCACAGCCCGGCATCCTCCCCGGATTAGGACAGGACCATACCGGGGGAATTTTCGGTCCGCGCCTGCGTTGGGTCTGGGTATGAAAGCTATCGTTTACCGGACCACCGGCGATCCGTCTGTCCTTGAGCTCGTTGACCGCGGGATCCGGGATCCGGAGCACGGGGAGGTGCGGGTGCGGATCATGGTCTCCGGGGTGAACCCCACCGACTGGAAGTCACGCCGCGGCGCCAAGGCCGGCGAGCCTCTGCCCTTCGCGGACATTGTGCCCAATCAGGACGGCGCCGGCGTTGTGGATGCCGTCGGACCCGGCGTCGGGCACCTCCACCCCGGCGACAGGGTATGGCTGGCCCTCGCTGCCTACCAGCGCGCCGACGGCGGGACAGCGCAGGAGTTTGCCGTGTTGCCGGCCGAGCGGGTCTTTCCGTTGCCGGAGCATGCCGGGTTCGACGTCGGCGCAAGCCTGGGCGTTCCGGCGATCACCGCGCACCGGGCCCTGACCGTCGCCGAGGACGGCCCGCGCCGGCTGCACCCGGGAGCATTGGACGGCAAGATCATTCTTGTCGCCGGAGGGGCCGGTGCCGTGGGCCATGCGGCCATCCAACTCGCCAAGTGGGCCGGCGCCGTTGTGGTCACGACCGTCAGCGGTCCGGCGAAGGCTGCGCTGGTCACGGCTGCCGGTGCCGATCACGTCATCAACTACCGGGAGACCGACGCGGCCGCGGAAATCCGCCGGATCGCTCCCGACGGTGTGGACCAGATCGTGGAGGTGGCACCCGTGCAGAATGCCGACCTCGACCTGGCCGTAATCCGGAACCGCGGCTCTGTCGCTGTCTACGCCAACAACGGGGGCGACCAGCTGACCCTGGACATCCGCAGGCACTTCAGCCTCAACATCCGCTACCAATTCGTGCTGCTCTACACGGTTGGCATGGCGGCGGTGCACGCCGCCGCCGAGGACATCAATGCGGCCATCACCGACGGCGCCCTTCCGGTAGGGGAGGCCGCAGGCCTGCCGCTGCACCGCTATAGCCTGGCCGATACGGCTGCGGCTCACGCGGCGGTGGAGGACAGCATTGTCGGCAAGGTGCTGATCGATGTGGCAGCGGGCTAGCCGGTAA
The window above is part of the Pseudarthrobacter sp. IC2-21 genome. Proteins encoded here:
- a CDS encoding MFS transporter, with protein sequence MPAEGVGFRSKRGPVLISLMLSTGLVAIDATIVATAVPSIVHDVGGFTSFPWLFSAYLLAQAVSVPVYAKLSDVVGRKPIILIGIGLFLLGSVLCGLAWSMPALIAFRVLQGLGAGAVQPMAITIAGDIYTLTERAKVQGYLASVWAVSSVVGPTLGGVFSALGMWRGIFLVNIPLCLLAGWMLIRTFHENVQRTSHRIDYPGAGLLTASLTLIILGALEGGQAWGWTSAISVAVFTGGALLFAVFILVERKAAEPVLPAWVISRRLLATTALISFGVGAVMLGLTSYVPTFLEGALSTSPVLAGLALAALTIGWPISASQSGRFYLRLGFRKTAMIGIAITVIGTAVLALTASAPSVLLVAASCFIVGLGLGLVATPSLIAAQSSVDWNERGVVTGTNLFARSIGSSIGVAVFGAVANAIFAGTPGGHTDPHTVVAASGAVFLAVLAAAVLTVVAVIAMPGSGKNRSSTDAPRASEHSPASSPD
- a CDS encoding NADPH:quinone reductase; translation: MKAIVYRTTGDPSVLELVDRGIRDPEHGEVRVRIMVSGVNPTDWKSRRGAKAGEPLPFADIVPNQDGAGVVDAVGPGVGHLHPGDRVWLALAAYQRADGGTAQEFAVLPAERVFPLPEHAGFDVGASLGVPAITAHRALTVAEDGPRRLHPGALDGKIILVAGGAGAVGHAAIQLAKWAGAVVVTTVSGPAKAALVTAAGADHVINYRETDAAAEIRRIAPDGVDQIVEVAPVQNADLDLAVIRNRGSVAVYANNGGDQLTLDIRRHFSLNIRYQFVLLYTVGMAAVHAAAEDINAAITDGALPVGEAAGLPLHRYSLADTAAAHAAVEDSIVGKVLIDVAAG
- a CDS encoding DUF2182 domain-containing protein, with translation MPGRAGLSVSHHAAEVALIGCAALAWYLTVSGLADMSAGPGTMGLELWGFLGVWTLMMAAMMLPSLAPLTSTYLRTIRAVRSPRTRGIRTTGLVLGYLLTWIGFGVIAYAAAALAALLAQDAPDAAPWVGAGVLAVAGAYQLTPLKDFCLRHCRSPVAFLLHASGYKGRLRDVRVGLYHGVYCVGCCWGLMVVLVAVGVMNLAWMAVLTGVIFLEKTWKYGPFLSRVTGVALIVFALFVPAHPELLPGLVMSAPM